In the Brassica napus cultivar Da-Ae chromosome A7, Da-Ae, whole genome shotgun sequence genome, one interval contains:
- the LOC106349981 gene encoding homeobox-leucine zipper protein ATHB-53-like, whose protein sequence is MDQNVLGTQVYPYTTQTHGQCIIVNQIDGSSSGEGSKPVKRRRRRRSKGSSATSEDDMTAIGVMLRKRKLTDEQVNMLEFSFENEHKLESGRKEKIAAELGLDPRQVAVWFQNRRARWKNKKLEEEYAKLKSQHDTVVLGQCQLESQVLKLSEQLSEAQNEIRKLSERLAQETLTNSPSSPRSVEANGAPIHFEFPPDVNYNIPFYISDNSYLQNMEYWDGLYV, encoded by the exons atgGATCAAAATGTGCTAGGCACTCAAGTATACCCCTACACGACCCAAACCCATGGCCAGTGCATCATCGTTAACCAGATCGATGGATCATCATCAGGCGAAGGATCAAAGCCGGTGaagcggcggaggaggaggaggagcaaaGGGTCGTCTGCCACGAGCGAAGATGACATGACGGCGATCGGAGTGATGTTGAGGAAGAGGAAGTTGACCGATGAGCAAGTGAATATGCTCGAATTCAGCTTCGAGAACGAGCACAAGCTTGAGTCAGGGAGGAAAGAGAAGATCGCCGCAGAGTTAGGTCTCGACCCGAGACAGGTGGCTGTTTGGTTCCAGAACCGCCGTGCACGGTGGAAGAACAAGAAACTCGAGGAAGAATACGCCAAACTGAAGAGCCAACACGACACCGTCGTCCTCGGCCAATGTCAGCTCGAATCTCag GTATTAAAACTGTCGGAACAATTGAGTGAAGCTCAAAACGAAATTCGAAAACTTTCCGAGCGACTTGCTCAAGAAACATTAACAAACAGTCCGAGTTCACCTCGTTCTGTTGAAGCCAATGGTGCACCAATTCATTTCGAGTTTCCGCCGGATGTTAATTACAACATCCCGTTTTACATATCGGATAATAGTTACTTGCAGAACATGGAGTATTGGGATGGTTTGTATGTGTAA